CAGCATCCAGAATGGTGACCACTTCGCCTTTTTCAAAGTAGTCCAGCACATCGGCATTCTGGTTAGGGTCGCTGCGCATGCGCACCTCCGTACCGATGATCTTGCCTTTGCGGTCCTGCAGGCGGGTTTCCGAAGGGATGAGGGAACCTTCCGGCACCCGGCAGTATTCGCCGGCCACCCAGCCCTGGGTACCGTCCTGGCGGTTCACTTCGTACCATTTGCGGCCTTCGTTCACATTGCTTTTCAGGACTTCCACCTTTTCGCCGTCATCGAAATAGCCGATAATTTCCGTATTTGTCCCTGCCCCCTTGCGCATCCGGACTTCCGTCCCGATGATGGTCCCGGTGGCAGACGCATCTGCTTTCCGTTCCAGGGGGAATGTCAGACCGAAAAGACAGCAGGCTGCAGCGACGATCCGTACCAATTTCTTCATCATGGTCTGCCTCCTCTCACGCTTATGCGATCGATTTCTTTCTTTTATGTAGTCATTGTATCACGAAGTTTACAAGAGAACCAGCAGGATTTAATACTTGTGTCCCCCTGAAAGGGGGAAAGGACAACTTTTATCCTTCTGCCACGAAATCGGCGGCCACCCAGCCTACGCTTCCGTCGCTGCGCTGTACTTTCAGCCAGCGCTGGCCATTACTGGTCA
This region of Acidaminococcus timonensis genomic DNA includes:
- a CDS encoding SH3 domain-containing protein, with the translated sequence MMKKLVRIVAAACCLFGLTFPLERKADASATGTIIGTEVRMRKGAGTNTEIIGYFDDGEKVEVLKSNVNEGRKWYEVNRQDGTQGWVAGEYCRVPEGSLIPSETRLQDRKGKIIGTEVRMRSDPNQNADVLDYFEKGEVVTILDAADGGGLHWTRVERENGDIGWVASDYLQEI